GATCGATGGGATGAATCTAATGTATAAATTTCCCGATTTGGCTTTTTGTTTAGGTGAATATCGCCTACAAGATGCCCGGGATGGGTTACTCCTCCATCTAGATCGATTCTATTCTGAGGATCAACACTCCAAAATTTTGGTCTTTTTTGACGGAAAAAAGGATCTTACCTCTGATTGTTATTCGGAAGATTGGGGTAAGTTTTCCATCCACTATAGCCATGAAAAAAAAGCAGACGAACTCATCATCGGTTATCTCAACTTATGTCCAGTACCTGCGCAGTGTTTGGTGGTTACTACAGATAAGGAAATTATCCGTTTTGCCAGAAGGCTTCGTGCCAAACGAATGAGCTCAGAAGAATTTTATGCAGAATGGCTCAAAAGAGAAGCCGAAGAGGACGAAACAGAATTTAATCACCTGAAAGAAGGATTGACACCAAGTTCAGAAACCGATTACTGGGAGAGACAATTCCTTCCTTGATATGTTGTTCAACTCAATCCCATTTTTAATCTTTTTTTCCATTGTTTATTTGCTCTATTGGGCCATTCCAAGAGAGTTTCGAAAGTATTTCCTACTCATTTCAGGAATTGGCTTTTATGCTTATTTTTCGCTAACTCTCACTTTCCATTTTCTGATCGTCATCAGCATCAATTATCTATTGTATCGAAAAATCAAATCCACTCCGACAAAGTTTTGGATTGGGATTACAGTTTCCCTCAACCTAATCAACTTAGGATTTTTTAAATATATATATTTCTTTAGTAAGGTTCTTGCTGATCTAACGAACTATCCGTTCTTTAAACAAGTTCCTGATCTCATTCACATTGCATTACCACTCGCGATTAGTTTTTACACTTTCCAAGTCATTGCCGCAGCCATTGATACCTATCGCGATTCCTCAAAACCTCTGGTAAAGGTAGACGATTATTTTCTCTTTGTTGCTTTTTTCCCTGTACTCATCGCAGGACCAATCATGAGAATGTCTGACTTCTTTCCAAACTTAGACAAACTCGTTCCGAACAAAGAAAAAATGTATCGGGCATCTTATTTACTTATGTCAGGACTTGTAAAAAAAGTTTTGGTGGCAGACCCAATGTCTCTTACCATATCACCAGTGTTTGGTGCTCCTGCCGAGTATGATTCCTTCTCTCTGTTCATGGCAGGTATCTGTTATTCCATCCAAGTATATAGTGATTTTTCTGGTCTTACCGACATGGCGCGTTCCATTGCTTTGTTTTTAGGTTTTGAAACTCCGGAAAACTTCAAAGCTCCCTTTTTCTCTACATCGGGAAGGGAACTCTGGAAACGTTGGCATATCACTCTTTCTTTTTGGCTCAGGGATTATATTTATTTTCCACTCGGTGGATCTCGCAAAGGAGAACTTCGCACTTACTTAAACCTCATCATCATTATGACTCTAGGAGGATTTTGGCACGGTGCTGATTATACTTTTATCTGTTGGGGATTTTATTGGGGAGTGATTCTTGCGGGGGAAAGGTATTTTGAAGACAAACTTGGTTGGAAGTTAACTCCTGAAAAAAATAAGTTTCTTATCGTTTTTAAGGCCTTCATTGTTTTTGTTTTGTTTTCTATTTCTGGACTTATGTTTCGATCCAACAACGCAACCAATATGGTCGATCATTTCTACGGAATTTTTACACATTTCACACATAGTTTAGAAATCATGTTTTCTGGTGATTCCAATGAATGGTTGGTTTCTGCTACATCTTTATTTGGAAATGGTTCTTCGTTTCGGTTCCAACACATTGAAAACTTGGAACGAATCTTTTATACTTCTATTGCTCTTTTATTTTTTCATCATATCCAGTATGTTCCTGAGTTTTGGGATCGGATTCGTAAACATGATGTATGGCTTGTTCCCATACTTGGTGTTGTTACCATTTTCCTTCTCGCCACACTTTCACAAGATGGCGGAGAATTTATCTATTATAAGTTTTAGGAGACATTGTGGATTTAATTCGTAATCGATATTTACTTGTCCCATTTCTAGTTGTATTTTTAACCTTTTGTCTAGATAAATTATTACTTTTGGAAAATGTACATACTTATTTTTCCAAATCACTTTCTGACATTAATTACATTCAAAAAAATCAATTATACGAAGACTTAAAAGTTTATCTATCGAACAAAGATAGAGACAAGGTACTTGTTTATTTTGGAAACTCACGTGCTTTATTATTCGATAACGAATACATTCATAAAAAATATCCAGGTTGGGTAATGTTTAACTTCTCTGTTCCTGGAGGAAAACCTGATTATGTTTTGCAATGGATGGAAGAGTTTCATAAAGACAAAGTAAAACCAGATTTCTTTTTGTTTGATC
This genomic window from Leptospira brenneri contains:
- a CDS encoding NYN domain-containing protein; amino-acid sequence: MPVIERILIDGMNLMYKFPDLAFCLGEYRLQDARDGLLLHLDRFYSEDQHSKILVFFDGKKDLTSDCYSEDWGKFSIHYSHEKKADELIIGYLNLCPVPAQCLVVTTDKEIIRFARRLRAKRMSSEEFYAEWLKREAEEDETEFNHLKEGLTPSSETDYWERQFLP
- a CDS encoding MBOAT family O-acyltransferase; translation: MLFNSIPFLIFFSIVYLLYWAIPREFRKYFLLISGIGFYAYFSLTLTFHFLIVISINYLLYRKIKSTPTKFWIGITVSLNLINLGFFKYIYFFSKVLADLTNYPFFKQVPDLIHIALPLAISFYTFQVIAAAIDTYRDSSKPLVKVDDYFLFVAFFPVLIAGPIMRMSDFFPNLDKLVPNKEKMYRASYLLMSGLVKKVLVADPMSLTISPVFGAPAEYDSFSLFMAGICYSIQVYSDFSGLTDMARSIALFLGFETPENFKAPFFSTSGRELWKRWHITLSFWLRDYIYFPLGGSRKGELRTYLNLIIIMTLGGFWHGADYTFICWGFYWGVILAGERYFEDKLGWKLTPEKNKFLIVFKAFIVFVLFSISGLMFRSNNATNMVDHFYGIFTHFTHSLEIMFSGDSNEWLVSATSLFGNGSSFRFQHIENLERIFYTSIALLFFHHIQYVPEFWDRIRKHDVWLVPILGVVTIFLLATLSQDGGEFIYYKF